One genomic region from Amaranthus tricolor cultivar Red isolate AtriRed21 chromosome 12, ASM2621246v1, whole genome shotgun sequence encodes:
- the LOC130796875 gene encoding FRIGIDA-like protein 5 isoform X1, which produces MELEVKERKTDMICNKFLNFQSEVELREKSFSERIEAAVEMRKKELREWGETIDLRKREIIERYKALELEEKQFVEIFQRIEAVSIEEERAEKRKRAVDEREKKVDEKEREVNEFFNQMVLKEGEYISRVLVLKQKEEKLEKDMLNLELKQKELDEKSRVLELKGKKIKENGEMLELKEKQVHELRQALELKEKEVIEGREALDLKEKEVDERWRQIVVKEKEMNEQLQSMETQEKHMINYGKCLISTENQTDEKELNEHYQIMELEQKQLEESCLVKQLIDKQSDVSSCLAQTSQELFNSDIAELSCAVDSSLKIGGDIDSLCRNMDVDGVRSYLIENLMEQKALHEKILDALGSAPDPGKLVLDVSKSFHQIFPGKEETNANKSSCIFLLERLMKLSPPITSDVKDEAKSFADLWKTRLNGGNTPRDNFGFLQLVAAFKLGSLYDAAELLSLFNIFYGGTEIYLSEYHSYLCHVLGLEEKIPGVIESLMKRQKWLLAVKYICVFKLECDFPPVPLLESHLELIRKRVNERQNDRTSNLKIHAASMELNNLRHVIKCILYLKLDSKFPLDFLMSRIKELEKEKELNVHSQFTEWKERQVNEPCLMEESVEKQSDGALYPCLSLELEKKPIASKIMTQENQVLPRSDIAELANAVDSSIMIGGDIGSLCRNMDVDGVKSYLIENLKEQKALHEKILDALGSAPDPGKLVLDVIKSFHQKYPGKEETNANKSSCIFLLERLMKLSPPINCDVKDEAKSFADLWKTKLNGGNTPRDNLGFLHLIAAFKLANLYNAAELLSLFSIFYNGPEVHLREQHSHLCHVLGLSDKIPGLIKSLIEKKKCLLAVKYICVFGLKCDFPPAPLLESHLELLKKRVIGRQKDGTLESKKRAACLEASNLRDLIKCIASFKLESQFPPSSLELRLKELEKEKERSTSAELRPEQPVKLPLPQKAASVHHDRESSAQHIPRSFGHSATTAPNICPMWEHGTMPAMNGPGYGVGPCWGSDLLTLPEYSEAWHFDLIPWL; this is translated from the exons ATGGAGTTAGAGGTAAAGGAAAGAAAAACCGATATGATTTGTAACAAATTTCTGAACTTTCAGTCGGAGGTTGAATTGAGGGAGAAATCGTTCAGTGAGAGAATTGAAGCTGCGGTGGAGATGAGGAAGAAGGAATTAAGGGAGTGGGGTGAGACTATTGATTtgagaaaaagagaaattatcGAGCGTTACAAAGCGTTGGAGTTGGAAGAGAAGCAGTTTGTTGAGATTTTCCAGAGAATTGAAGCGGTGAGTATTGAAGAGGAGAGGGCTGAGAAGCGAAAGAGAGCAGTAGACGAGAGGGAGAAAAAAGTAGATGAGAAAGAGAGGGAAGTGAATGAGTTTTTCAATCAAATGGTGTTGAAGGAGGGTGAATATATTAGCAGGGTTTTGGTGCTGAAGCAAAAGGAGGAGAAATTGGAGAAGGATATGTTAAATTTGGAATTAAAACAGAAGGAATTGGATGAGAAAAGTAGGGTTTTGGAATTGAAGGGGaagaaaattaaggaaaatgGTGAAATGTTggaattgaaagaaaaacaaGTTCATGAACTTCGCCAAGCATTGGAATTGAAGGAGAAGGAGGTGATTGAAGGCCGCGAAGCTCTTGATTTGAAAGAGAAAGAAGTTGATGAGCGTTGGAGACAGATAGTAGTAAAGGAGAAGGAAATGAATGAGCAATTGCAATCaatggagacacaagagaagCATATGATAAATTATGGAAAATGTTTGATTTCCACAGAAAATCAAACTGATGAGAAAGAACTCAATGAACATTATCAAATTATGGAACTGGAACAGAAGCAGCTTGAGGAGTCTTGTCTGGTGAAACAGTTAATCGACAAGCAAAGTGATG TAAGCAGCTGTTTGGCACAAACAAGCCAGGAACTATTTAACTCCGATATCGCAGAACTGTCATGTGCAGTGGATTCTTCTTTGAAGATTGGTGGTGATATTGATTCATTATGCAGAAATATGGACGTGGATGGTGTCAGATCATATCTGATTGAGAATCTGATGGAGCAAAAGGCATTGCATGAGAAGATATTGGATGCTCTTGGATCAGCACCTGATCCCGGGAAGCTTGTGCTTGATGTCTCTAAAAGCTTCCACCAAATATTTCCTGGCAAGGAAGAAACAAATGCTAATAAATCTAGTTGTATATTTCTATTGGAGCGGTTGATGAAATTATCACCACCAATTACTAGTGATGTAAAAGATGAAGCAAAATCTTTTGCGGATCTTTGGAAGACCAGGCTGAATGGGGGTAATACTCCTAGAGACAATTTTGGATTTTTGCAATTGGTTGCTGCATTCAAGCTAGGAAGTCTATATGATGCAGCTGAGCTTCTTtcactatttaatattttttatggtgGAACTGAGATTTACCTGTCTGAGTATCACTCATATTTATGCCATGTTTTGGGACTTGAAGAGAAGATTCCAG GTGTTATTGAATCTCTTATGAAGAGACAGAAGTGGCTTTTGGCTGTAAAATAcatttgtgtttttaagctaGAATGTGATTTCCCGCCGGTGCCTCTGCTGGAATCTCACTTGGAGCTTATTAGGAAGAGAGTAAATGAGAGACAGAACGATAGAACTTCTAACTTGAAG ATCCACGCTGCATCCATGGAATTAAATAATCTTCGTCATGTCATAAAATGCATTTTATACTTAAAGCTTGATTCAAAATTTCCACTTGATTTCCTTATGTCCCGCATCAAGGAATTGGAAAAAGAGAAAGAGTTAAACGTGCATTCTCAATTTACGGAATGGAAAGAGAGGCAAGTTAATGAACCTTGCCTAATGGAAGAGTCTGTAGAGAAGCAAAGTGATGGTGCACTTTATCCTTGTTTATCCCTTGAGCTTGAAAAGAAGCCAATTG CGAGCAAGATTATGACTCAAGAGAATCAGGTGCTACCTCGCTCAGATATCGCAGAATTGGCAAATGCAGTGGATTCTTCAATAATGATTGGTGGTGATATTGGTTCATTATGTAGAAATATGGATGTAGATGGTGTGAAATCATATCTAATTGAAAATCTGAAGGAGCAAAAGGCATTGCATGAGAAGATATTGGATGCTCTTGGATCAGCACCTGACCCTGGGAAGCTTGTTCTTGATGTCATTAAAAGTTTCCACCAAAAATATCCTGGAAAGGAAGAAACAAATGCTAATAAATCAAGTTGCATATTTCTATTGGAGCGGTTAATGAAGTTATCACCACCAATTAATTGTGATGTAAAAGATGAAGCAAAATCTTTTGCTGATCTTTGGAAGACTAAGCTGAATGGGGGTAATACACCTAGAGACAATTTGGGATTTTTGCATTTGATAGCTGCATTCAAGCTAGCAAATCTTTATAATGCAGCTGAGCTTCTTTCACTCTttagtattttttataatgGACCTGAGGTTCATCTGCGTGAGCAGCACTCACATTTATGCCATGTGTTAGGACTTTCAGATAAAATTCCAG GTCTTATCAAATCTCTTATTGAGAAAAAGAAGTGCCTGTTAGCTGTTAAGTACATTTGTGTTTTTGGGCTGAAATGTGATTTCCCGCCAGCGCCTTTACTGGAATCTCACTTGGAGCTCTTAAAAAAAAGAGTGATTGGCAGACAGAAGGATGGAACATTGGAATCAAAG AAGCGAGCTGCATGTCTTGAGGCAAGCAATCTCCGAGATTTAATAAAATGCATTGCCAGTTTTAAGCTCGAGTCTCAATTCCCGCCGAGTTCTCTTGAACTGCGCTTGAAAGAATtggaaaaagagaaagaaaggagTACCAGTGCAGAACTTCGTCCAGAACAGCCGGTAAAGCTTCCTCTTCCACAAAAAGCAGCTTCTGTACATCATGATAGGGAATCCTCTGCTCAACATATTCCCCGTTCATTTGGACATTCAGCGACAACTGCCCCAAACATATGCCCGATGTGGGAACATGGAACAATGCCTGCAATGAATGGCCCAGGTTATGGAGTTGGTCCTTGTTGGGGTTCTGATCTGCTTACGCTTCCTGAGTATTCGGAAGCCTGGCATTTCGACCTCATACCATGGCtgtaa
- the LOC130796875 gene encoding FRIGIDA-like protein 5 isoform X2 translates to MELEVKERKTDMICNKFLNFQSEVELREKSFSERIEAAVEMRKKELREWGETIDLRKREIIERYKALELEEKQFVEIFQRIEAVSIEEERAEKRKRAVDEREKKVDEKEREVNEFFNQMVLKEGEYISRVLVLKQKEEKLEKDMLNLELKQKELDEKSRVLELKGKKIKENGEMLELKEKQVHELRQALELKEKEVIEGREALDLKEKEVDERWRQIVVKEKEMNEQLQSMETQEKHMINYGKCLISTENQTDEKELNEHYQIMELEQKQLEESCLVKQLIDKQSDVSSCLAQTSQELFNSDIAELSCAVDSSLKIGGDIDSLCRNMDVDGVRSYLIENLMEQKALHEKILDALGSAPDPGKLVLDVSKSFHQIFPGKEETNANKSSCIFLLERLMKLSPPITSDVKDEAKSFADLWKTRLNGGNTPRDNFGFLQLVAAFKLGSLYDAAELLSLFNIFYGGTEIYLSEYHSYLCHVLGLEEKIPGVIESLMKRQKWLLAVKYICVFKLECDFPPVPLLESHLELIRKRVNERQNDRTSNLKELEKEKELNVHSQFTEWKERQVNEPCLMEESVEKQSDGALYPCLSLELEKKPIASKIMTQENQVLPRSDIAELANAVDSSIMIGGDIGSLCRNMDVDGVKSYLIENLKEQKALHEKILDALGSAPDPGKLVLDVIKSFHQKYPGKEETNANKSSCIFLLERLMKLSPPINCDVKDEAKSFADLWKTKLNGGNTPRDNLGFLHLIAAFKLANLYNAAELLSLFSIFYNGPEVHLREQHSHLCHVLGLSDKIPGLIKSLIEKKKCLLAVKYICVFGLKCDFPPAPLLESHLELLKKRVIGRQKDGTLESKKRAACLEASNLRDLIKCIASFKLESQFPPSSLELRLKELEKEKERSTSAELRPEQPVKLPLPQKAASVHHDRESSAQHIPRSFGHSATTAPNICPMWEHGTMPAMNGPGYGVGPCWGSDLLTLPEYSEAWHFDLIPWL, encoded by the exons ATGGAGTTAGAGGTAAAGGAAAGAAAAACCGATATGATTTGTAACAAATTTCTGAACTTTCAGTCGGAGGTTGAATTGAGGGAGAAATCGTTCAGTGAGAGAATTGAAGCTGCGGTGGAGATGAGGAAGAAGGAATTAAGGGAGTGGGGTGAGACTATTGATTtgagaaaaagagaaattatcGAGCGTTACAAAGCGTTGGAGTTGGAAGAGAAGCAGTTTGTTGAGATTTTCCAGAGAATTGAAGCGGTGAGTATTGAAGAGGAGAGGGCTGAGAAGCGAAAGAGAGCAGTAGACGAGAGGGAGAAAAAAGTAGATGAGAAAGAGAGGGAAGTGAATGAGTTTTTCAATCAAATGGTGTTGAAGGAGGGTGAATATATTAGCAGGGTTTTGGTGCTGAAGCAAAAGGAGGAGAAATTGGAGAAGGATATGTTAAATTTGGAATTAAAACAGAAGGAATTGGATGAGAAAAGTAGGGTTTTGGAATTGAAGGGGaagaaaattaaggaaaatgGTGAAATGTTggaattgaaagaaaaacaaGTTCATGAACTTCGCCAAGCATTGGAATTGAAGGAGAAGGAGGTGATTGAAGGCCGCGAAGCTCTTGATTTGAAAGAGAAAGAAGTTGATGAGCGTTGGAGACAGATAGTAGTAAAGGAGAAGGAAATGAATGAGCAATTGCAATCaatggagacacaagagaagCATATGATAAATTATGGAAAATGTTTGATTTCCACAGAAAATCAAACTGATGAGAAAGAACTCAATGAACATTATCAAATTATGGAACTGGAACAGAAGCAGCTTGAGGAGTCTTGTCTGGTGAAACAGTTAATCGACAAGCAAAGTGATG TAAGCAGCTGTTTGGCACAAACAAGCCAGGAACTATTTAACTCCGATATCGCAGAACTGTCATGTGCAGTGGATTCTTCTTTGAAGATTGGTGGTGATATTGATTCATTATGCAGAAATATGGACGTGGATGGTGTCAGATCATATCTGATTGAGAATCTGATGGAGCAAAAGGCATTGCATGAGAAGATATTGGATGCTCTTGGATCAGCACCTGATCCCGGGAAGCTTGTGCTTGATGTCTCTAAAAGCTTCCACCAAATATTTCCTGGCAAGGAAGAAACAAATGCTAATAAATCTAGTTGTATATTTCTATTGGAGCGGTTGATGAAATTATCACCACCAATTACTAGTGATGTAAAAGATGAAGCAAAATCTTTTGCGGATCTTTGGAAGACCAGGCTGAATGGGGGTAATACTCCTAGAGACAATTTTGGATTTTTGCAATTGGTTGCTGCATTCAAGCTAGGAAGTCTATATGATGCAGCTGAGCTTCTTtcactatttaatattttttatggtgGAACTGAGATTTACCTGTCTGAGTATCACTCATATTTATGCCATGTTTTGGGACTTGAAGAGAAGATTCCAG GTGTTATTGAATCTCTTATGAAGAGACAGAAGTGGCTTTTGGCTGTAAAATAcatttgtgtttttaagctaGAATGTGATTTCCCGCCGGTGCCTCTGCTGGAATCTCACTTGGAGCTTATTAGGAAGAGAGTAAATGAGAGACAGAACGATAGAACTTCTAACTTGAAG GAATTGGAAAAAGAGAAAGAGTTAAACGTGCATTCTCAATTTACGGAATGGAAAGAGAGGCAAGTTAATGAACCTTGCCTAATGGAAGAGTCTGTAGAGAAGCAAAGTGATGGTGCACTTTATCCTTGTTTATCCCTTGAGCTTGAAAAGAAGCCAATTG CGAGCAAGATTATGACTCAAGAGAATCAGGTGCTACCTCGCTCAGATATCGCAGAATTGGCAAATGCAGTGGATTCTTCAATAATGATTGGTGGTGATATTGGTTCATTATGTAGAAATATGGATGTAGATGGTGTGAAATCATATCTAATTGAAAATCTGAAGGAGCAAAAGGCATTGCATGAGAAGATATTGGATGCTCTTGGATCAGCACCTGACCCTGGGAAGCTTGTTCTTGATGTCATTAAAAGTTTCCACCAAAAATATCCTGGAAAGGAAGAAACAAATGCTAATAAATCAAGTTGCATATTTCTATTGGAGCGGTTAATGAAGTTATCACCACCAATTAATTGTGATGTAAAAGATGAAGCAAAATCTTTTGCTGATCTTTGGAAGACTAAGCTGAATGGGGGTAATACACCTAGAGACAATTTGGGATTTTTGCATTTGATAGCTGCATTCAAGCTAGCAAATCTTTATAATGCAGCTGAGCTTCTTTCACTCTttagtattttttataatgGACCTGAGGTTCATCTGCGTGAGCAGCACTCACATTTATGCCATGTGTTAGGACTTTCAGATAAAATTCCAG GTCTTATCAAATCTCTTATTGAGAAAAAGAAGTGCCTGTTAGCTGTTAAGTACATTTGTGTTTTTGGGCTGAAATGTGATTTCCCGCCAGCGCCTTTACTGGAATCTCACTTGGAGCTCTTAAAAAAAAGAGTGATTGGCAGACAGAAGGATGGAACATTGGAATCAAAG AAGCGAGCTGCATGTCTTGAGGCAAGCAATCTCCGAGATTTAATAAAATGCATTGCCAGTTTTAAGCTCGAGTCTCAATTCCCGCCGAGTTCTCTTGAACTGCGCTTGAAAGAATtggaaaaagagaaagaaaggagTACCAGTGCAGAACTTCGTCCAGAACAGCCGGTAAAGCTTCCTCTTCCACAAAAAGCAGCTTCTGTACATCATGATAGGGAATCCTCTGCTCAACATATTCCCCGTTCATTTGGACATTCAGCGACAACTGCCCCAAACATATGCCCGATGTGGGAACATGGAACAATGCCTGCAATGAATGGCCCAGGTTATGGAGTTGGTCCTTGTTGGGGTTCTGATCTGCTTACGCTTCCTGAGTATTCGGAAGCCTGGCATTTCGACCTCATACCATGGCtgtaa